The nucleotide sequence CCAGTCCACTGGTGCGGTATGTGTTTATCCATGAACTATGCCACACCGTTCATCTGAATCACTCACCGCGATTTTGGGCACTGGTCGGCAGCTACGAATCTGACTATCAGCAATTAGATAGCAGTTTGAGGGATGCCCGCGCCTATGTGCCACTCTGGATGGAAGAGTGAGGAAACCATGCTTGCTCCCTGGCGATCGCCCCTTGCCCGTGCCCTGCACCGTAATCGTTCCCTGCCCCATAGCCGCTATCTGCAACTGGCAACCGTGCGTCAAGGAGGGTATCCAGCCAATCGCACGGTAGTTTTTCGTGGCTTTTTAGAGGGAACCAATCAGTTGAAGTTTGTCACCGATGCCCGCAGCGAAAAAGCAGCCCAAATAAAATATCTGGCCTGGGGAGAAGCCTGCTGGTATTTCACTCAAACCCGCGAACAGTTTCGTTTGATGGGCAAACTCACCCTGGTAAATGCAGACTTTGCCGACCTTTCCCTGCAAAAGGTGCGTCAGATTGCCTGGCAAGAACTTTCTGATGCCGCCCGTACCCAGTTTGCCTGGGACGCTCCTGGACAACCCAGAGCCAGCGATTCAGTATTTGACTTATCCCCCCCGGATGCAACGACTCCCCTGGTGCACTTTTGCCTTTTGCTCCTGGAACCAGAGCAGGTTGACCACCTGGAGTTAAGGGGTAATCCCCAGAACCGCTGGCTTTACAAGTATGCAGGAGGGAATTGGACTGTT is from Leptothermofonsia sichuanensis E412 and encodes:
- a CDS encoding Npun_F5749 family FMN-dependent PPOX-type flavoprotein, which gives rise to MLAPWRSPLARALHRNRSLPHSRYLQLATVRQGGYPANRTVVFRGFLEGTNQLKFVTDARSEKAAQIKYLAWGEACWYFTQTREQFRLMGKLTLVNADFADLSLQKVRQIAWQELSDAARTQFAWDAPGQPRASDSVFDLSPPDATTPLVHFCLLLLEPEQVDHLELRGNPQNRWLYKYAGGNWTVGEVNP